In Girardinichthys multiradiatus isolate DD_20200921_A chromosome 18, DD_fGirMul_XY1, whole genome shotgun sequence, a single window of DNA contains:
- the tsen34 gene encoding tRNA-splicing endonuclease subunit Sen34 isoform X1, whose product MEAPPCSQVEELQQEQEHGSSLVVGLSLCDSAPLLWRFQDLKTVRSNSLVGALLGSLPRTPRQNIRLGRPLLLMPEEERVLREHHGAAALSAWNQVRNRDAAGAAELRQRYEEEQQRSLEEQSILALEDRKLALLRAMTSSSGSESGAGSDEALQCRLLALEQNFSFPRSALAVQLSTARAGLSHCQEACAFLEADRPIREQDSPRRDARYQVFRDLWGRGFFLTSAGKFGGDFLVYPGDPLRFHAHFIAVCLTLDESICMLDVLSVARLGSNVKKTVLLCSPAPDGSVHYTSLQWSGMM is encoded by the exons ATGGAGGCGCCGCCCTGCAGTcaggtggaggagctgcagcaagAACAGGAACATGGCTCCTCCCTCGTTGTCGGGCTCAGTCTCTGTGACTCCGCCCCCCTCCTGTGGCGGTTCCAGGACCTGAAGACTGTGAGGTCCAACAGCTTGGTGGGGGCACTTCTCGGCTCACTTCCCAGAACCCCTAGACAGAATATCCGACTGGGCCGTCCGCTCCTGCTAATGCCGGAGGAAGAGAGAGTGCTGAGGGAACACCACGGCGCCGCTGCTCTGTCCGCTTGGAACCAGGTCAGGAACAGG GATGCAGCGGGTGCAGCAGAGCTCCGGCAGCGGtatgaggaggagcagcagagaagcTTGGAGGAGCAGAGCATTCTCGCTCTGGAGGACAGGAAGTTGGCGCTGCTCcgagccatgacatcatcatcag GCTCCGAGTCTGGAGCAGGCTCAGATGAGGCCCTGCAGTGCCGTCTGCTGGCCCTCGAGCAGAACTTTTCCTTCCCTCGCTCAGCGCTGGCGGTGCAGCTGAGTACGGCGAGGGCGGGGCTTAGCCACTGTCAAGAAGCCTGCGCTTTCCTGGAGGCAGACCGGCCTATCAGAGAGCAGGACAGTCCCCGTCGTGACGCCAGGTACCAGGTGTTCAGAGACCTGTGGGGGCGGGGTTTCTTCCTGACGTCTGCAGGGAAGTTTGGAGGAGACTTTCTGGTGTATCCAG gtgACCCGCTGCGTTTCCATGCCCACTTCATTGCCGTCTGTCTGACTCTAGATGAGTCCATCTGCATGCTGGACGTCCTCTCTGTGGCCCGGCTAGGCTCCAACGTGAAGAAGACAGTCCTGCTGTGCTCACCGGCGCCAGACGGCTCGGTCCACTACACGTCGTTGCAGTGGAGCGGGATGATGTAA
- the tsen34 gene encoding tRNA-splicing endonuclease subunit Sen34 isoform X2 — protein MEAPPCSQVEELQQEQEHGSSLVVGLSLCDSAPLLWRFQDLKTVRSNSLVGALLGSLPRTPRQNIRLGRPLLLMPEEERVLREHHGAAALSAWNQDAAGAAELRQRYEEEQQRSLEEQSILALEDRKLALLRAMTSSSGSESGAGSDEALQCRLLALEQNFSFPRSALAVQLSTARAGLSHCQEACAFLEADRPIREQDSPRRDARYQVFRDLWGRGFFLTSAGKFGGDFLVYPGDPLRFHAHFIAVCLTLDESICMLDVLSVARLGSNVKKTVLLCSPAPDGSVHYTSLQWSGMM, from the exons ATGGAGGCGCCGCCCTGCAGTcaggtggaggagctgcagcaagAACAGGAACATGGCTCCTCCCTCGTTGTCGGGCTCAGTCTCTGTGACTCCGCCCCCCTCCTGTGGCGGTTCCAGGACCTGAAGACTGTGAGGTCCAACAGCTTGGTGGGGGCACTTCTCGGCTCACTTCCCAGAACCCCTAGACAGAATATCCGACTGGGCCGTCCGCTCCTGCTAATGCCGGAGGAAGAGAGAGTGCTGAGGGAACACCACGGCGCCGCTGCTCTGTCCGCTTGGAACCAG GATGCAGCGGGTGCAGCAGAGCTCCGGCAGCGGtatgaggaggagcagcagagaagcTTGGAGGAGCAGAGCATTCTCGCTCTGGAGGACAGGAAGTTGGCGCTGCTCcgagccatgacatcatcatcag GCTCCGAGTCTGGAGCAGGCTCAGATGAGGCCCTGCAGTGCCGTCTGCTGGCCCTCGAGCAGAACTTTTCCTTCCCTCGCTCAGCGCTGGCGGTGCAGCTGAGTACGGCGAGGGCGGGGCTTAGCCACTGTCAAGAAGCCTGCGCTTTCCTGGAGGCAGACCGGCCTATCAGAGAGCAGGACAGTCCCCGTCGTGACGCCAGGTACCAGGTGTTCAGAGACCTGTGGGGGCGGGGTTTCTTCCTGACGTCTGCAGGGAAGTTTGGAGGAGACTTTCTGGTGTATCCAG gtgACCCGCTGCGTTTCCATGCCCACTTCATTGCCGTCTGTCTGACTCTAGATGAGTCCATCTGCATGCTGGACGTCCTCTCTGTGGCCCGGCTAGGCTCCAACGTGAAGAAGACAGTCCTGCTGTGCTCACCGGCGCCAGACGGCTCGGTCCACTACACGTCGTTGCAGTGGAGCGGGATGATGTAA